A region from the Canis aureus isolate CA01 chromosome 10, VMU_Caureus_v.1.0, whole genome shotgun sequence genome encodes:
- the ZNF475 gene encoding zinc finger protein 475 — MALRCTKHNCKPTMIRRPPTVVCYICGREYGTKSIAIHEPQCLKKWHNENNLLPKELRRSEPKKPEVRTITAKGFYDLDALNEAAWTSALSQLVPCNICGRTFLPDRLIVHQRSCKPKVAK, encoded by the exons ATGGCTCTCAGGTGTACCAAGCACAACTGTAAG CCAACAATGATAAGGCGTCCACCAACAGTTGTTTGCTACATTTGTGGTCGTGAATATGGAACAAAATCTATTGCCATCCATGAACCACAATGTCTGAAAAAGTGGCATAATGAAAACAACTTGTTACCTAAAGAGTTAAGGAGATCAGAACCTAAAAAACCAGAAGTCAGGACCATTACTG CCAAAGGTTTCTATGATCTCGATGCCTTAAATGAAGCTGCTTGGACCAGTGCCCTGAGCCAGTTGGTTCCCTGTAATATCTGTGGGCGTACCTTCCTGCCAGACAGGCTGATTGTTCACCAACGATCCTGTAAACCCAAAGTCGCCAAGTAA